A segment of the Acidimicrobiia bacterium genome:
ACCCCGGCCGCCACGTGCACGTCACAGTGCTCACCGAGAGCATCGATTCCGGTCTGCGAGATGGTCTCGGCAATCACAACTTTGGGCCGCATGGGCTCCACCTCCTGCACGGACATTCTTGCCCCGCAGTGCGACGCATACCAAACCCGCCGATCGAGGCCGGCACGACGTAGAGTGATAGAGGTAGATAGGAGGTCGAAGATGGTCTGGGCACCGAATGTGATCGTAGCCGCGGTCGATGGTTCGGACCGCAGCATCGAAGCCACCCGCCTGGCAGCAGAAATCGCCAGACGCAACGGATCCAAGCTGCACATCATCACAGTGGTGCGCCCACCTGAGGGCTGGTGGGGCATCGGTGGAGCGCCACCGCCCGCCAGAGCATTGTCGGAATCGTTGGTCGAAGCACAGAAAGAGGTTCTCGACCGCACCATCGCCGAAGTCGACCTCCAGGGTATCGACTACCAGGTGAGCGAGGAACTGGGCGATCCGGCCGGAGCAATCGTGCACTTCTGCGACGAGGTGGACGCCGACCTGCTCGTCATCGGCCGGCGCGGCGCCGGGTTGATAGAGCGCTTCGTCATGGGATCCGTTGCCGACCGACTCGTCCATTACTCCAACTGTCCTGTGGTAGTGGTCCCCTAGGTGACGTTCGAGTTCGATCGCGATACGGCGGTGACGTCGCTGGGCGACGGCGCCTGGTCGGCCGTTATTTCGCCCGGGTGGAACATTGGAACCATCCCCAACGGCGGCTATCTCTCTGCGCTCGCTCTGGCGGCGGTCGGCCGGGAGCTGCCTCATCCCGATCCGCTGACGGTCACGAGCCATTACCTCGGGCGCGTCGGTTCGGGAGCGCCGGCCACCGTCGAGGTAGAAGTCCTGAGGCGCGGCCGGACCCTGTCGACCGCCTCCGCACGATTGCTCCAGGATGGTCGCGAGAGACTCAGAATGCTGGCCACTTTCGGAGACCTCGATGCTTCGGAGGGACCCACCTTCGTGACCGCGGCACCTCCTCCCATGCCGCCTCCGGACGCCTGCGTTCGAAACGAAGACGGCCCGGCAGCACTCGAGCTTCACAACCGCCTGGACGCCCGGCTCGAGCCGAGCGTTGCCGGCGGAGCAGTCGGCGAACCCGTGGGGCGTCCCGAGATCGGAGGATGGATTCGTTTCGCAGATGGACGCCCGCCCGACCTCCTTTCGCTTGCCCTGTTCGCCGATGCCTTCCCCCCTACTGTTCTCAACCTCGATCGGTATGGCTGGGTCCCTACAATCGAACTAACGATCCACTTTCGTGCGAAGCCGGCACCTGGTTGGCTGCGTGCATGGTTCGTCTCCCGCTTCCTGGTCGAGAGTCATGTCGAGGAAGACGGCGAAATCTGGGATTCAGAGGGAAACCTGGTCGCGTTGAGCCGACAACTGGCGCGCATACTCCCGAGGAGCTGAGCCGGCCGCCGCCCGCGCGCTATTAGTGTGCCGGCGTGCCTCGGGAAATCATCATTGCCGGAATCGTCGGGAGCCTGCGGGAGGACAGCAAGACTCGAGTTGCAGTAATGGCCGCTCTGGAGGGAGCTGCGGAGTCGGGGGCGGAAACCCGGCTCGTGGACCTGCGTGAATACGATCTCCCGTTCTGCAACGAAGACGACACGAACTCTCCGCCCGATGTTGTCCGCCTCCGCGCGGATGTGGGAACGGCACATGGGCTGATCATCGGCACCCCCGAATATCACGGCGGATACAGCGGCCTCTTGAAGAACGCCATCGACCTGATGGGATTCGACGAGTTCGAAGGCAAGATCGTCGGACTGGTCGGTGTGTCGGGCGGCTCGACGGGAGCGTCCCATGCCCTCCAGGGTCTGCGTGCGATCGGCCGGGCACTTCACGCGTGGGTGATCCCCCAGCAGGCCGCCGTTCCGGATGCTTCGACCGCCCTCGCCGCCGATTCTCCGACCCGTACTCGCCACCTCGAACGCCTTCGTGATATTGGAGTTCAGGTCGCCCGCTTCGCAGCTCTGCACAATTCCCCAGAAGCAGCCGCGTTCCTTCGTGCCTGGGAGGAAGCACCCAGCAACCCCGGCGCCGGGACTTGAGCCCGTCCGTTCTCGCCCAGGGATCGACGTCGGTTGCCGGGCGATTGGGGGAGGCTCGATCAACCGGCGGGCTCGTAGACGACACGATCGAAGAGCTCGAGGTTCACCCGTCTGATTGCTTCCCGGCCGTCCGGCCCGAGTAGCCAGTCGAGAAACAGCTCGCCCGCCGCCCGTACCGGCGAGGTCGCCACCACGATGAGGTGATACGGATTCTGCGGGAGGTCGCTGACCTCGACCGGTTCGAGGGAGAGGGAACCCGAGGCTGCCAGGAACGTCCCCAACTCGCTCAGCGTGTACGCCTTCCGCTGGTCGGCGACCTGCAGAGTCAGGCCCATCCCCTGCCCGGTTTCGAGATACCAAGGTTGTCCGTCCGGCTCGATACCGGCCGCCGCCCACAGAAGGCGCTCCACCTCGTAGGTTCCGCTTCCATCGGCGCGACTCACGAACGGAGACCCACTTGCGGCCAGAGCACCGAGCACGTCCGAGGCGGCTCCGAAAGGAGCCTCACCCGGCGGGCCGACCAACACGAACGTACTGGACAGAACCAGCTCGTAGCGAGCCGCCAGACCATCTTCGACGAACTCCGCTTCCAGTTCCGGGGCATGGACGATCATCACATCAGCGGCGCCGCGCCTCCCCAGTTCGAGGACCTGGGCGGTAGCCTCCCCGACAACACTCAGGTCGATGTCGGGATGCTGGGTTTCGAAGATTCTTGCGGCTGCATCGAGCAGGCCGCTGTCGACCAGAGTGGTCCCGGCGGCGACTATCACGCGCTCATCCCCGCCGCCGGAACAGGCCGCCAGCACCAGGAACAGGGCCGCCAGAAACCGCTTCATCTCAGATTGACTCTCACTGCGGTCGCTTTCACCGTCAAAGTGACGTCGGCCCCGGGCCCGAGCTGAAGCACCTCTTGTGAACCGGGCGTGACCAGAGCGACGACCCGGCTGCCTGCGTCGATGACAACCTCCACCAACCTGCCGAGATCACGGAACTCGGTCACCGTGCCGATCCACCGGTTGCGTGCACTGCCCGCCGCTCCGTCACGGCCCCGGAACAGGGTCACAGCTTCCGCCCCGAACACGGCCCGCGCGGTTCGTCCCGGCTCAACGTCGCCGACCCCCCAGATGGTCATTTCCCCTGCTCGCAGTGAGGCCAACGGGCCGTCGGTGTCTACGGCCTCGCCGTCGATGACGTTGCCGATGCCGACGGCTGCGGCGACCTCGTCGCCGGCCGGAAGCGAGAACACCTCGCCCACCGGTCCCTCCTGCAGCACTCGCCCGCCGACCAGCACCGCCATCCGATTGCCGAGGAAGGCTGCTTCCTGTCGATCGTGGGTGATGATCACCGCCCCCCTGTCGCCGATCTCGCCGATTATCAGAGCGGCAACTTCAAATCGGTCTCGCTCGTCCTGCGCCGACAGGGGCTCGTCGAGCAACACCCAGGGCCGGCGTCTCGCCAGGACCCTGGCAATGGTCAGGCGCTGCGCTTCGCCACCGCTCAGCGAGGAAGCTTCGAACCCAAGAAGGTCGCCCACGCCGATCCGATCGGCCAAATGGCGAGCCCGCACTGCCTCTTCGGCCGTCAGGCCCAAACCCATGTTGAACCCGGCACTTCCCCGAAACAGATACGGATGCTGCGGCAGGTAGGTCGAGTCGAGGGCGGGACCTCCGGGGAGTGTCCCGGCCATGAGCCGGAGCAGCGTCGACTTCCCCGAACCATTGGGTCCAAAGACGACCAATCGATCGCCCTGCCGCACCTCGAGGCCCTCGACTGACACAACGGAGCCGTCCGCCGGATAACGGAGGTCCAGCTTCTCATGCACGGCGCGCCTCCCTGATCTGCATCCAGGTGAGGAATCCGTTGACGACGGCCGCCAGCAGGATCAATACCGCGGCGAGAGCCAGTGCTTCTCCGAAGTTGGCCTGGCGGGTCTCCTGGACGATCGCAGTCGTGAGAACTCGCGTCTCTCCGACAATATTGCCACCGACGACCAGCACTGCCCCCACCTCGGAAGAGACACGGCCGAAGGCGGCGGCCACGGCAGCCAGAACGCCGGGCCAGACCTCCACGAGGACGACGCGCCCGCGCTGCCACCCGGGCAGGGACAGCGCAGCCAGTTGCTCGGAAGCCGACGGCGGGAGTCCCTTTATCGCACCGGCGGTAACGCCCGCCGCGATGGGAATTGCCAGCAGCGTCTGCGCGGCCACCATCGCAGTGGGGGTGAACAGCAGATCGAGTCCGCCCAGGGGTCCGGTATCCCAGATCACCAAGAGCAGTGCCAGGCCGGCCACAACCGGCGGCATGCCCATGCCGATATTCACCGCGATCAACCACGCGGTTCGAACCCGGGTCCGACCCAAACCGATCCACGCGCCGAGCGGGACACCGATGGTCACACCCATCGCCGTCGCGAGCAGCGACACGATCAGGGTCAGCCCGATTACTCGCCGGAGTTCGACTCCGAAACCGGCAAGCGAGCTCAGCGCGTCGCCGACGACCTCAAAGAGGAAGTCCATACGATCCGATCAAGACTGGAAATAGAAGTACCAGGCAGCGACGCCGACGATCCCGGCATAGAGCGCCAGCTTGAAGAGCTTCTTGAAGATCCACCACCCGACGAGAGCAGCCGCCGCGATGCCGATGTACAGCGAGAGGTTTTCCATGCGGGGAGGTTAGCGCCACCCGGGCCGAGAGCGCGAGAAGCAAGCAGGAGACATCAGGCAGCAGCAGCCGAGGCCCCATGGGGCTCCACCCGGGAGCCACTCGACCAATGCCCGACTCGGCTCACCGCCTACGGCCCGGTGCCCATCGCCTGTCGGCACCCTACATGAGCGCGGCAGGGGTGAGCCGGGGGACGATCAGGTCTGCCTCGCCCAACTGGTCGGGGGCGTACCCGCCCCGCAACACCGCTACCACCCTCATTCCGGCGGCCTTTCCGGCGGATATCCCGGCGGGAGCGTCCTCCACCGCCACGCATTCGCCGGGCTCAACACCGAGTCCGGCCGCGGCAGCCAGATAGATGTCGGGCGCCGGTTTGCCGTTCACCACCTCATCACCGGCGACTACAACGTCGAAGAAGCGGTCCAATCCGGTCGACCGCAACGACAGATCGAGTCGCTCCCTCGGACTGCTCGATGCCACCGCGATCGAGCGACCCTGCGCGTGGAGGACCTCCAGCGTGTCTGCGGCATCCTCGAATGCCTCCAGGTACTGCTCGAACAGCGTGCGCACACGATCGGCCAGAAGCGGCCAGAACTCCTCATAGGGAGGCAGGTCGCCCCGCCCGGAGAAGTGGCGGAAGGCGTCCTGTTCGGTCCGGCCCGAAAGGAAAGCAACCTCTTCATCGAGTATCTCTATGCCGTGCGGGGCGAGCGCCTCCCGCCAGGCCGACCAGGCGAGCTCCTCGGAATCCACCAGCACGCCGTCACAGTCGAAGATGATCGGGCGGCTCATCGGGCCGCCCGCTCTCGCAGGATCTCGTTGACGACCTTCGGGTCGGCTTTACCCCCGGTGGCGCGCATGACTTGCCCCACCAGGAACCCGAACGGCTTCATGTCGCCTCCACGCAGCTTCTCCAGAGCATCCGGATTCGACGCCAGCACGCCGTCGACCGCAGACTCGATGGCACCGGTGTCCGACATCTGGATGAGGTCTCTGTCGGCCGCCACTTCCTCCGGCGATCCATCGCCCTCGAGCACACCGGCCAGTACCTCCTTGGCGGCTGATGACGACAGCCTTCCCTCGGTCAACATTCCCGTCATCTGCACCAGGTGAGCGGCGGTCAGGGCAGTCCGGTCGATCGTTGTCTCCTGTTTGCGCAGGTAGGCGGTCGTTTCACCGGTCAACCAGTTGGCAACCTGTTTCGGATCGGCACCGTTGTGGACGGCTTCCTCGAAGAGGGCTCCCAATCCCATCTCCCCCGACACCAGCACGGACGCCGCGTGCGAGTCCAGCCCGGACTCGATGTACCTGGCGATACGCTGATGGGGCAGCTCGGGCAGTGTGGCGCGTATCTGCTCGCGCCTCTCCTCCGAGATGACGATTGGAACCAGGTCGGGCTCGGCGAAGTAGCGGTAGTCCGAGGAAACTTCCTTCGAACGCATACTCTGAGTGACCCCGGCCGCTTCATCCCAGTGGCGTGTCTCCTGGGGAACTTCCCGACCGGATTCGAGTACTTCGGTCTGGCGATCGATCTCATAGGCCAGAGCCCGTTCGAGCGATCGGAAAGAGTTCATGTTCTTCACCTCGACCTTCGCTCCCAGCTCCTCTTCGCCGGCCGGTTTGATCGAAACGTTGGCGTCGAACCTCATGGAGCCTTCCTCGAGCTTCGCATCGGAGACGCCGAGGCTCTCCACCAGAGAACGCAGCTGCTGGGCATAGGCGCGAGCTTGTGCAGGGCTGTGGATATCGGGTTCGCTGACGATCTCGACCAACGGCACCCCTGCTCGATTGAAGTCGAGCAAAGTCGCCTCGGCGGAGTGAATGCGGCCCCCTCCACCCACGTGGATGCTCTTGCCGGTGTCCTCTTCCTGGTGCACGCGGTTGATCGCCACCCGGGCCGTCTCACCGTCCAGATCGACGTCGAGATACCCTGCGGTGCAAACCGGGAGGTCGTACTGCGAGATCTGGTAGTTCTTCGGCAGATCCGCGTAGAAGTAGTTCTTCCGATGGAAGATGCTCTCCGGCGCAATCGTGCAGTTCAGTGCGAGGCCGATCCGCACGATCCACTCGATTGCCTGCTCGTTCGGGACCGGCAGCGCTCCCGGCAAAGCCAGGCAAACCGGGCAGATGTTCGTGTTGGGGGCTGCGCCGAAATCGGCACGACACCCGCAGAACATCTTCGAGTCGGTCTTCAGTTCGACATGGACCTCGATCCCGATCACCGGTTCCCAACTCATGCCCATGCCTCCAGCATCGGGGGGCGATGTTCGAAGCCGGCCAACTGCTCCACGGTGTGAGCAACACGGAACATGACGGCCTCGCCCAGGGCCGGCGCCATGATCTGGAATCCGATCGGCAAGCCGTCCCCGTCCCGACCGACCGGCACCGAGATCGCAGGATCGCCGGCCAAGTTGGATGGGATCGTACAGACATCGGACAAGTACATCGAGAGCGGGTCCTGGGTCTTGGAACCGATCTCAAAAGCCGTGGTGGGGGTGGTCGGCGACACCAGAGCATCGACCCGGCGGTAGGCGGACTCGAAGTCACGGATGACCAGAGTTCGGACCTTCTGCGCCTGGCCGTAGAAGGCGTCGTAGTAGCCGGCCGACAACGCGTAGGTGCCGAGCAGAATCCGGCGTATGACCTCCTGACCGAACCCGTCGGCCCTGGTTGCCGTCATCATCTCTTCGACCGTTGCGCCGTCGTGGCGCGACCCGTATCGGACACCGTCGAACCGGGCGAGGTTGGCCGAGCACTCGGCCGGGGCGATGAGGTAGTAGGCACTCAGCGAAGTCTCCATCGACGGCAGCGAGACCTCGACTATCTCGGCACCAGCCTCACTCAACAGATCGACGGTACGGCGGAAGGCAGCCTCCACATCCGCGTCGAAACCCTCACCGCTCAACTCGCGCACGACGCCGATTCGCAGCCCTCCCACACCACCGTCGAGTCCCGTCCGAAAGTCCGGCAGGTCACCCCGATAGGAAGTCGCATCCAGCGGATCGTGGCCGGCCAACGACTCGAGCGCGGTCACAGAATCCTCCACCGTCCTGGTGAAAGGACCGATCTGATCGAGTGATGAGGCAAAGGCGATCAGCCCGTACCGGCTCACCAGGCCGTAAGTTGGCTTCATTCCGACCACACCGCACAGGGCCGCCGGTTGCCGGATCGAGCCGCCTGTGTCGGATCCCAGTCCGACGATCGCAGACCCGGCCGCCACCGCGATTGCCGAACCCCCCGACGATCCTCCGGGAACCCGATCGGTGTGCCAGGGGTTGCGGCTCGAACCGAACGCGGAGTTCTCGGTGGATGAGCCCATCGCGAACTCGTCCATGTTGGTCTTGCCGACGATCACCGCGTTCTGTTCCTTGAGCCTCGCCACGGCTGTGGCATCGTAGGGCGGGACGTAGCCTGCGAGAATTTGTGACGCAGCGGTCGTCTCGATGCCCCGGGTCACCATGTTGTCTTTGACGGCTACCGGAATGCCCTGCAGAGGCCCGGCATCGCGACCCGCCGCGAACTCTGCGTCGGCGGCGTCGGCCGCCCGGCGGGCACCATCGTGATCCAGCGTCAGAAAGGCATGGAGTTCGGCCTCGGTCTTCGCTGCTCTGTCCAGTGCGGCATCGGTCAACTCGCGGGCCGAGACCGACCCGTCGCGAAGGGCCGTCCGGGCCCCTGAGAGCGTGTATTCGCTCATTGCGTCTCCAGGTGGGGCGGAACCCGGAAGTAGCCGTCCTCGTGCTCCGGGGCCTGCTCGAGGACCTCGGTCCGGTCCAGGGACGGCCGGACTTCGTCCCTCCGAAAGGCGTTCACCATCGACAGGGGATGCGCGGTCGGCTTGACACCTTGGGTATCGATTTCCTGAACGCGCGCGGCATGATCGAGGATCACGGCAAGCTGGGCCTGGTAGTGGGACAACTCTTCGTCGCTCAACCCGAGTCGGGCAAGCCGCGCAACATGGGCTATGTCAATATCGATGGGCATCCACTGAGTGTAGGGGCGTTGCCGGCACGGTCGTAGGCTCCGGGTCACCCGGCTAGCTTTGGCTACGAGAGAGGAGCGAGACCGTGCAGCTCATATTCGCAGTTCACTGCCACCAGCCGTTCGGACAGCTGGAAACCGTTCTCGATCAAGCTATCGATCGTGCCTACCTGCCCTTCCTCGACGTCCTTCAACGCCACCCGGGCATCTCGGTCAACGTGCACTATTCGGGAACGCTTCTCGAACAACTCGAGACAAGTGGACCCCGTTTGCTCGAGGTTCTCACCGGGTCGGGTGAGCAAATCGAATGGATGGGCGGAGCGATGTATGAACCGATCCTTCCGGCGATTCCTCCGCGTGATCGGATCGAACACCTGAAACGGATGCGCAGTGCAATCAACGAGCGCTTCTCCCAAGATCCAGTCACAGCCTGGGTTCCCGAGCGGGTCTGGGAGCCGTCCCTGGTCGAGACCTTCGCTGAATCCGGCTACGACGCGATACCGCTCGACGACGTCCACTTCGAACGAGCAGGCCTCGAGCACCTCGACCGCAACTATCTGGTCCACTACCTCGACCGGCTCATAACCGCATATCCGATCTCCGTCGATCTTCGGTACGCCGCCCCCCGGGAAGATCCCGAGACACTGGTTGAGAGCCTGCGTCACCTTCATGAGGCAAACCCCGACGCGGTCGCGGTGCTGGTCGACGACGGCGAGAAGTACGGGCTGTGGCCGGGCGGCAGTCAACGGGCGTACGGCCCGGACGGCTGGCTCGATCGATTCTTCACCGCCGCGGAAGCCGCCGACTGGGTCGATCTGACCACTTTCGAACGGCACCTGGCCGACCACCCGGCGACCGAGCGAACTTCGCTGCCTCCCGGTTCCTATCAGGAGATGACCGACTGGTCCGACGGGCGCTGGGAGCACTTCCTGGATCGGTACCCGGAAGCCGACGTCCTCTACCGCAAGATGTTGAACGCATCCAAGCGGGCAAGCCGCGACAAAGCACCAGCCGAGGCGCTCACAGAGGTGCTGCGCGGACAGGGCAACGACTCCTACTGGCACGGAGTGTTCGGGGGGCTGTACCTGCCACACCTGCGTGCCGAGACACACCGACGGTTGCTTGCCTCCAGGATGGCAGTCGACGAGGCGAAGAGGTCGGGTCGATCGTGGGCGAAACTCGAAGTTCTCGACTGGGACGCCGACGGACGCGACGAAATCCACGTCGAGCTGCCCGACCAGTCGTGGGTGCTCGACCTCGACGACGGCGCACTCGCCTACTACGACGACAAGCCCTCGATGTGGATGGTCCCGGACGTAGTGGCGGCCCGTGCCGTGGGTTACGACACCGATCAAAGTCCGGTCAGGACTCATCGGTGGATGACGACCAGGACACTCCCCCTCGATGCCTCACCCGGTTCCCTGGCGTCGATGGATCCCGACCAGCTCTCCCAGTACCCCCTCGAAACAGGAGAGTTCGAAAAGGGCAAAGGCTGGGTCAGTGTCGGTTCGACTTCCCACCACGGACGGGTCCGCCGGTTGCTGCGCGCAGAGAACCGCTCGTTCGACATCACCTATGAGATCGACGACCTCCCGGAGTGTCGATTCGGCCCTGAGTTCCCGATCGCCGTGTGGCGAGAAGCAGGATCCCTGCGGGTCGACGGCGGTGCTTGGCAGGCTATCGACAAGCCGAAGGCCGTTTCGGGCCATCGATTCAGATTCCGCCACGAGCACAGGATGAGGGAGATCCTGATCGCTCTCCGCCAGCCCGGTGAGTTGTTCGTCCTCCCCCTCACGACCACTATTCGCAACGAAACAGGAGAAGAAGACTTGCAACAGGGAATACTGTTGTGGCCCCATTGGATACGTCCGAGGTCGGGGCTCTATCGACTGACGGTCGAGGTTCTCGATGTGGCTCAAGAGCCGCCGGTCGAACCACCAACCGCCCTCGAGGCCGGTCTGGAATGAGAATCCTGCTCGCCGCGTCCGAATTCTCGCCGCTGGTCCGGACCGGTGGTCTTGGTGAAGCAGTCGCCGGCATTGCCGGAGCTCTGGCCGCAGCCGGGCACGATGTGTCTGTGGCGCTCCCCCGTTATCGCCACCTGACGGCCCTCGGGGTCGAAGGCGAACCGGCCGGTCCGGCCCGTGCAACCTACCGGCACGAGGCCGGCGGTATCGAAGTGATCCTCGTAGATGATCCTTCTGCTTTCGACCGCGCCGGCATCTATGGCGACTCCCACGGCGAAGGTTACGAAGACCAGTGGCTGCGCTTCGGCGGTTTCTCGGCTGCGGTGCGAGCCATCTCCCACGATTACGACCTGGTCCACCTGCACGATGCCCACGCCGGCCCGGCAGCCCTCGACAACCCGACTCCAACGGTATTCACCATTCACAACTCGGCCTACGGCATCTTCGGCCCTCTGGTGGAGACCGCAGCCGTGGTTGGAGTCGATGTCCGCCACACGGCGCCCGGGGCCGATCTGGAGTGGTGGGGCCAGGCCAACTTCTTGAAGGCCGGAATCGCCGCCTCCGACCGGGTAACGACGGTGAGCCCTTCCTTCGCCAGGCAGCTGACAGAGGACGCCTCCATCTCCGGAGGCCTCGACGGAGTCCTCCGCTCGCTCCCCCATCCGGTGGCCGGGATCGTCAACGGTCTCAATCCGGACGAGTGGAACCCCCGAACCGACACCGCCGTGACAGCCCCGTTCACGCCAAACCGGCCGTACCCGCGCAAAGCCACTCGCCAGGCCCTCCTGGCCGAAGCAGGGCTGGCCGACGGAATCGTGTTCGGCAATGTGGGCCGCATGGCAGAGCAGAAGGGCCTTCACCTGCTCGACCCGGCAATCGACCTGCTGGTCGGTGAGGGTCTGCGCCTCGTGCTGGTGGGAGACGGCGAATTGAACCCGATGGTCGACGGCTGGGTAGAACGTCATCCTCATGCGATCTGGCACGCCCCTTACGAGGAACGACTGTCCAGAGTTGTCTCGGCCGGGGCGGATTTCTACTTGATGCCTTCGCGTTTCGAACCGTGCGGGATCGGCCAGATATACGCGATGCGCTACGGAGCGCCGCCGGTTGTGCGCCTCACAGGAGGCTTGAACGACACCGTCATCGACCTCGACGAGAGCCCGGCCGACGCCACAGGATTCGGGTTCCGCGATTTCAGGCACGAGGAGCTGATCAAGACGGTTCGCAGGGCAATGCGGATCTTCAGGCAGTCGAGAGGCGAATACCGGAGACTGCAGCGCAACGGCATGCTGACCGACTTCTCCTGGGGAGCGGCGGCGCAGCACTACCTGGTCGCCTACGAACAGGCGATGCTCTACCGTCGGGAACGATCGAGCGGCGGATGACGTATTTCAGGTCATGAGGAAGGTCGCGTTCTACATAGCCATCGTCGTCGCCGCGAGCGCTTGCTCAACCGGTGGAACGACGACCACGGTTCGGTCCACCACCACCGATACTCGACCACCGTCACAGACGACGACCACAACCCCGCAGACCACATCGACAACGCCCGCGGTTCGATTGGATGTGTCCTTGATAGTTTCGCGCCTCGGAGGAGTGACCCTGCTCGATGACGGACCGACGCGGGACCTTCCCGGCGACGCCGACTATGCGATTGCGGTCGCTTTCGACGACCTCTCCGGGGGCCTCGTCTACCAGTACCAGACCACTCCCGAGCAGTTCCCACCGCACAGCGTGCTCCGCATCGCCGCCGGTGGTTCGACACCCGAGGTGGTTCTCTTCGCGGATCCGGGCCGGGAGATCCGACTGCTGGACGTCGAAGAGGTCGACGGCCGAACGACTCTGCTGTTCCTCGAAGGAGCAGAGGGAACGGAGTCTGACACGCTCCTCATAGCCGATATCGCCGGTGGCGCCCCGAAGCCGATCGTGCACACCGATGCGAGCGCCGCTCCGGGTGCCGCCGGGGTGAACCCGACGGTCATTCTGGGAGGCTCGCTATCCGGCAACTCCGCGGCGGTCGTGTGGGGGTACGGAGATCTCGAGACGCAGTGCAGCTACGTCGAGGTCGTGAGCTTCGAGGGTGCCACGGTCTTCGGACCGATCCCCGACCTGTGCGGAGAACGGGATCTGACTCATGCGGCGCTCTCGGCGGACGGATCGCAGCTGGCCTATGCCGGCGACGGCGCGGTCGGGATCGTCGATGTCACCTCCGGGGAGATCCTCGGTGAGTGGCAGACGGCATCGGTCGCCGGACTCGACTTCGATGGAACGACCGCGCTGGTGACCGGAGTCGGCGAGTACTCGGCGATATCGCCTTCCGATCCCTCGGCGGCACCTCGGCCGCTGCCGCCGAACGCCACGCATGTGATAGCCGGCAGAGGCCCGATCGACATCGCCGACGGGACCTTTCTCGGCGGCGTGCGGACACTGTCGGCCAACTGCTCGGCGGCAGGAATGCCGAGGATTCCGGAACGTCAGGGAGGCCTGCCGGAAGTCGTAGCCGCGCGGCGGGATGGCATCGTGGCAGCCGCCGCCTCTTGCGACGTCGACTCCCTGACGGCGCTAGGCGGAGACACGGTGGCGTTCAGTTTCGGTGGAGATCCGGACGCAGGGCGTTTCTGGAGGTGGAGCGAACAGGAGGGATACGGTCCGCTCGCCCGCATAGTCGATGTGCTCGCGCTTCCGTTCGTCATCCAAGATTCGCCGGGAGGCCGGATCTACACGTGGCCGTCTGCGTTTCAGGAGTTTCCGACCGAAGACGACTGGCAAGCCCTCTCCGGCGTCTTCAACGAGGAGGACATCGATCTGTTCAAGGAGTACGGGGCATACATCGGGATGCGCGTTGGTATCACGGAAGACGGGACGTGGCTGTTCGCGATAGAAGGCGACTGATCCGGAGGTTCTAAGTTCCAGTTCCTAGGTTCTGAGTCAGGAATCTCTTCAGGTTCTCGAACGCAACGGTCAGGTTGGCGATCGGGACGTGCTCGCTCACCTGGTGGGCTTGGGCGACGATTCCCGGACCGTAGTTGACTGCCGGCACGCCGTACTCGGCAAGGCGCGCAACGTCCGTCCAGCCCTGTTTGGCGGCCCGTTCGGCTCTGGTGACCTCAATGAGCCGGTCCAGGTAGCGATTGTCTTCCGGTACCGGCGCGGCCGGCGCACGATCGACTATCTCGACTTCGTCCGCGGCCAGGGCGAGCAGTCGCAG
Coding sequences within it:
- a CDS encoding glycogen/starch synthase, whose product is MRILLAASEFSPLVRTGGLGEAVAGIAGALAAAGHDVSVALPRYRHLTALGVEGEPAGPARATYRHEAGGIEVILVDDPSAFDRAGIYGDSHGEGYEDQWLRFGGFSAAVRAISHDYDLVHLHDAHAGPAALDNPTPTVFTIHNSAYGIFGPLVETAAVVGVDVRHTAPGADLEWWGQANFLKAGIAASDRVTTVSPSFARQLTEDASISGGLDGVLRSLPHPVAGIVNGLNPDEWNPRTDTAVTAPFTPNRPYPRKATRQALLAEAGLADGIVFGNVGRMAEQKGLHLLDPAIDLLVGEGLRLVLVGDGELNPMVDGWVERHPHAIWHAPYEERLSRVVSAGADFYLMPSRFEPCGIGQIYAMRYGAPPVVRLTGGLNDTVIDLDESPADATGFGFRDFRHEELIKTVRRAMRIFRQSRGEYRRLQRNGMLTDFSWGAAAQHYLVAYEQAMLYRRERSSGG